A part of Saccharomonospora amisosensis genomic DNA contains:
- a CDS encoding reverse transcriptase domain-containing protein, whose amino-acid sequence MKDKRRPLPIPTVRDCVAQAAMKIVLPAGLRGRHAGVQLRFRPRRSAHDALQVLIDEHHRGRRGVVETDIGECFSAIPHGELMDAAEERVCDQAVLKLLGRSCASE is encoded by the coding sequence ATGAAGGACAAGCGCCGGCCGCTGCCCATCCCGACGGTTCGTGACTGCGTCGCGCAGGCCGCGATGAAGATCGTGCTTCCAGCCGGTCTTCGAGGCCGACATGCTGGCGTGCAGCTTCGGTTCCGGCCCAGACGCTCGGCGCATGACGCCCTGCAAGTGCTCATCGATGAGCACCATCGGGGCAGGCGGGGGGTGGTGGAGACGGACATCGGCGAGTGCTTCTCGGCGATCCCGCATGGGGAGTTGATGGACGCGGCCGAAGAGCGCGTCTGTGACCAGGCCGTCCTCAAGCTCCTGGGCAGATCCTGCGCGTCGGAGTGA
- a CDS encoding reverse transcriptase domain-containing protein, giving the protein MTRPSSSSWADPARRSDGGCVGAAAGDRDPQGGVLSPLQCNVYLHRLDRAWDEHDGGLVRYADDLVVRCFSAARPSGQLPNWAPLLGELRLKPKAAKRAIVHLEVGGEDFDFPGFHHRQVRSRGLHGRRRVEILARWPSNRAMQARPRRDPGNHRPA; this is encoded by the coding sequence GTGACCAGGCCGTCCTCAAGCTCCTGGGCAGATCCTGCGCGTCGGAGTGATGGAGGGTGCGTCGGTGCGGCGGCCGGCGACCGGGACCCGCAGGGCGGCGTACTCTCACCGCTGCAGTGCAACGTCTATCTGCACCGGCTCGACCGGGCATGGGACGAGCACGACGGGGGACTGGTCCGCTATGCCGACGACCTGGTCGTGAGGTGCTTCTCCGCAGCCAGGCCGAGCGGGCAGTTGCCCAACTGGGCCCCGCTGCTGGGTGAACTCCGGCTGAAGCCGAAGGCAGCCAAGAGGGCGATCGTGCACCTGGAGGTGGGCGGAGAAGACTTCGATTTCCCCGGCTTCCATCATCGCCAGGTCCGTTCCCGCGGACTCCACGGACGCAGACGCGTCGAGATCCTCGCCCGCTGGCCCTCCAATCGGGCGATGCAAGCACGCCCGCGACGGGATCCGGGAAATCACCGCCCGGCGTAG